In the genome of Telluria beijingensis, one region contains:
- a CDS encoding succinylglutamate desuccinylase/aspartoacylase family protein codes for MTTARTYQFKSINYTGLLAGPRVIIMGATHGNEVCGTKAIKRVMEEIDSGVLHIAAGSVTFVPIVNPLAYAQNTRNGDRNLNRDLFPKETPLDFEDQVANWLCPLLGQHDVLLDLHSFAATGEPFVMVGPLDNDGTLQPFRHAAKERAWARRLGVRRFVDGWLATYGDGVLRRSRSADELETVLRYGVGTTEYMRSTGGYALTLECGQHDDPAAPDVAYRAIMNTLAHLGLIAAADPEPAAFEEMDALSMVVVHDKLHADDAFVRPWKSFDPVSEGELLGHRADGTPVLAEFGGRILFPAANAAANTEWYYLTRPNASFGRENS; via the coding sequence ATGACTACCGCCCGCACGTATCAGTTCAAATCCATCAACTACACCGGCCTGCTGGCCGGCCCGCGCGTCATCATCATGGGCGCGACCCACGGCAACGAAGTGTGCGGCACCAAGGCGATCAAACGGGTGATGGAGGAAATCGACAGCGGCGTTCTCCACATCGCGGCCGGCAGCGTCACCTTCGTCCCGATCGTCAACCCGCTGGCCTATGCCCAGAACACGCGCAACGGCGACCGCAACCTGAACCGCGACCTGTTCCCGAAAGAGACGCCGCTGGACTTCGAAGACCAGGTGGCCAACTGGCTGTGCCCCCTGCTCGGCCAGCACGACGTTCTGCTCGACCTGCACTCGTTCGCCGCCACCGGCGAGCCGTTCGTGATGGTCGGACCGCTCGACAACGACGGCACCCTGCAGCCATTCCGTCATGCGGCGAAGGAGCGCGCCTGGGCGCGCCGCCTGGGCGTGCGCCGCTTCGTCGACGGCTGGCTCGCCACCTATGGCGACGGCGTGCTGCGCCGCAGCCGCAGCGCCGACGAACTGGAAACCGTGCTGCGCTACGGCGTCGGCACCACCGAATACATGCGCAGCACTGGCGGCTATGCGCTGACGCTCGAATGCGGCCAGCACGACGACCCGGCCGCACCGGACGTCGCCTACCGCGCCATCATGAACACGCTGGCCCACCTGGGCTTGATCGCGGCTGCCGATCCGGAGCCGGCCGCCTTCGAGGAGATGGACGCGCTGTCGATGGTCGTGGTGCACGACAAGCTGCATGCGGACGACGCCTTCGTGCGCCCGTGGAAGAGCTTCGACCCAGTGAGCGAAGGCGAGTTGCTCGGCCACCGCGCCGACGGCACGCCGGTGCTGGCCGAATTCGGCGGGCGCATCCTGTTCCCGGCCGCGAATGCCGCCGCCAACACCGAGTGGTATTACCTGACCCGGCCGAATGCGAGTTTCGGCCGCGAGAATAGCTGA
- a CDS encoding ArsR/SmtB family transcription factor, with product MDIDAIHKALANPVRRQILQWLKDPQQHFAEQEHPLEMGVCCKLIDQRSGLSQSTVSAHLATLQRAGLVTTRRVGQWIFFQRNEEAIQAFLAQLNDGL from the coding sequence ATGGACATCGACGCGATCCACAAGGCCCTGGCCAACCCGGTGCGGCGCCAGATCCTGCAGTGGCTGAAAGACCCGCAGCAGCACTTCGCCGAGCAGGAGCACCCGCTCGAGATGGGCGTGTGCTGCAAGCTGATCGACCAGCGCAGCGGCCTGTCGCAATCGACGGTGTCGGCGCACCTGGCCACCCTCCAGCGCGCCGGCCTCGTGACCACCCGCCGCGTCGGTCAATGGATCTTCTTTCAACGGAACGAGGAAGCCATCCAGGCTTTCCTCGCACAACTGAACGACGGACTTTAG